The following is a genomic window from Prevotella nigrescens.
AAGCTGAACACGACAAAACTAATGTCAGTTCGATGAAATTAAAATGATACAAAAGGTAGTTGTCCCAGTATAACTACTATTCCAAATAAACATCGTTTATTTACTTGTTGATTGATATGGCTTCTCGTAATCTTATCCTCTTTAATAAGTTTGTTGTATGCCATTGCACCATATAATTCCATAATATTATAAGTATAAGTTAATTAAGTACTGCGTTTGTTCTTTTAGATAATCAGGAATTTCCATCTGAAGAATATTTCTCAGCATTTCAATATAGCATTCTTTCTCTTTAGAATCAGAAGTTCCGTTTATTATTCTGTTCAACATCCACAACGTATAAAAAGTTGGTTTCCTGTTAAGCGACTTGAACAATTCCTGTTCGAGTCCTTTCTTATAATATTTTTCTAACGTATGCACTATCTGCCCTGGCATACCGAAATCAAATTCAGGATTTTTCTCAAGAATTCTGAAAAGTGGGTCCATAAGCATGGCTGTATCCCAACCTTCATTATTCAATTCTATTATATCTTCACACAATGCTTCTAAATCACTTATGTTAGAATCATCAACCGTATCAATAATTTCTATCTCTTTTTTTATCTCTGCTATCTTATCCATATATGTCTATTTTTGTATTCTTATTATAACGTTATAGTCCATTACCATACAAAAGTAAAGAAACTTAGACAAACGAACAAATAAAAGCGGTTAAGAAGATAAAATTATGAAAATAAAATAAGGACATATAAAAGTAAACTACTACATTTGTAGCGATAAATTTTGGTGTAACATAAATGTAACACTATATGAAAATAGAAGAGCAAGAAAAAGTTTTAAGTAATCTGTTCTCCAGCGATATATATTCTCTCTTCAAACAGAAAAAAGAATTTGAATATTCTTATTGCATTTGGGGAACATCTGTCCTATTTGAAATATATCCTTTTGATATGGAGAGGAAGAACATAAAAAGAGGACGAAAATTAGCTAAAGTGCCAACAAAAAAGAGTGGTAAGTTTCAGCATTTTTTAGATGCTGAAAATAAAATTGTTGCTATTCATGGATATACAGACAATTACGATTTGCCTGCTCAATATATATTCTTTGAATACCGCAGTTCGGAAATTATAATTTATAGCTTTAATATTGTTGAGCAGATTGATTATATACAGCACGCAATATTAAAAGATGGACAAATGATATCTATGTTGAATATGGATAACAAAGGAAATTTTATAGCAGAAGAATACTTCTACAACGAAAATAATCGGATAATATCCATTGACAGACAACATAAAGATAAGTCGTTATTTAAGAATACAGATTTCTTTCCCAATAACGTGTATAAAAGCAAGTTTGTTTTAGAATATACAGACGGCAATTTGTCGCAAATAAAATGGAATGCCAATGCAGAAAAAGTGATGAAAGTAATATTTCCTCTTTAATAATGCGGTATTTAGTAAAGCAACAAAAGGAAAATAAATTGCAAAATAAGATGGAAAAAATGAATATTGATTGGCAACATTATCATGCTCCCAACAAAGAGGCTATTAAAGAAATACCTTCTCAATTAGATTATTTATTTTCTGCCAATGACTCGCCAGAAAATATTGAATATTTTCTTTATAACGAATTAGCTCCCAACATAAAACACCAATTTAAAATATATGATATTATAGAACCTGTAATTGAAGTTATAGAGTTCAACATTCTTCAAAAAGGGAAACATCAATATAAAAATGAAATTTTAAACTTCTTAGGATATATATTTCAAGAGTTTATTCGAGACGAAAATTCCATTTTGGTACAGCCTATAGAATATCAGATTGCAGCACAAAAAATGTCTTTGCAATATTCTAACGAGTTTAAATTTTATAAGCGATTTCAATTCTTTGTAAAAAACGTATTTACTGACAATATAGAAACGCAAACGCCAGAAGTTATTTTTTATAAATCAGCATTAAACAACAATCAAAAAACTTTTGAAACGTTGATTCATCATGCTAACTTGCAAAATATTAGAGAGATACTTTTTGCATGTGGATTGATGAGTTTCAAAAATCCAAATTTAAAAATACACGATTTAAACATTACCGTCCAACAAGATGGCATTACCAATTTAGGCTTCTGTATAAATGGAATGGAATTTGACAAAGAACTTGCTATTTCTTCTCTTTCTACGCCCAAACAACATTCATTTGTATGGGGAAATGGTTATGAATGTGTTTTAGCAACATCTGCTATGATGATTGATAGTTTACATAAAGATGCAAGATGTCTGAAAAACACTATCAATCATATTATGAATGGATACGACACAATAAGAAAAATAAATATTGACGAAGATTTTAATTTTCCACCCCATAAGTTTATGTTAGAAGATTTGAGCAGCATCTTATTTCATGAATATCTTGGTAAAGGTATATTGATTGATAAAAAGATGCTTACTGAAGCACAATTATATTTTTATAATTTAATGACTGAAGAATTTCGCACTCACACTTATTCGCTCCTTTATGCAGGAATAATGCCCAAAGGAATGTCTATTGAGAGTGCAAACAATATAGACGATATTTACAATTGCTACAACTAAAAAATAAATGGAAGAGTTATTAGTTTTTTCGGACAATAAAACTGGCGAGAAAGTTGGTATGTATTATAACGCATGGCTGTTTATTATCAGGTGTATTTTGGTAAAATATGGACACAAAACAGAAGCCGAAGCAGATGAAATTCTAAAGAAACATTATTATAAAAAGCCAGCTGATTTTGATGATGTAATATGCATAAGTCATGAAACTGAATATCATTGGGCAATGTTGGGTGCTTATGGCGAACAATATTGGCTGAAAGAAATGAGTGCCGAAGTACCAACCAACTACAACGAATGGTATGATAACTGCATAAAAGACAACCATTTGCTTTCTCTTTTTGAATGGTTTTAATTCTCATAATAAGGACATAAAATCAGGATAAGATAGCCTTCCAAAATTTTATAATTATAAATTTTAATTTTATAATTACAAAATACTGGTGGTGCAATAAAATTGAAGCCACTTCTATATTGATTTGATATTTAATCAGTTATAACGTTCTTAGTTTTTTTGATTTGAAATGGTAAGAGTAATTTTGCAGCCTAAATCTGCAAGATTATGAATATTGGAAAGTACATATTCTCTCAAGTCATAGACTTTGTTCCTCGTTACCAGTTTGATAAACTTGTCACGAAATATAAAGGTGATAGACATTCAAGAGAATTAAACAGCTATAATCATCTGTTACATTTATTGTTCGGTCAGATTACTGGCTGTGATTCCTTAAGAGACATATGTATGTGCCTGACAGCACATCATAATATATTGTATCATTTAGGAATTCGCAAAACAGTCACTCATTCTTCGTTATCTCGAGCCAATGAGAACCGCAACTATCACATATACGAGGAACTGGGCAAATATCTCATTGAACAAGTACGTCCATTGTATTCAGAGACAAAATTGTCAGAGGTATCTGTTGACAATGTACTTTATGCTTTAGACTCCACAACAATATCAACAAGCATAGTGCTTGCAACCTGGGCTTTGGGTAAATACAGTAAGGGAGCAGTTAAAATGCACACATTACTTGATTTACATGGAAGCATTCCTGCCAGCATTCATATTACAGACGGCAAATGGCATGACAGTAACGAACTGGATAGGATTGAGCCAGAGCCACTTGCATTTTATATGATGGATAAGGCATATGTGGACTTTGATGCATTATACAGATTTCATAAGGCTGGTGCATTTTGGATTTGCCGTCCAAAAGACAACATGCGATATGAGATTGTAGACCACAAAGAAGACTTTGATGTAAGCACTGGAGTAAGAGGCGATTTTACAATACGCCTAACTACATGCAAATCCAGAAAGCTATATCCTGAACATATCCGAAAAGTGTGTTACTATGATGCAGTCAACGGTAAAGAAGTCGAATTCATAACCAATAACTTTGAGATTGAAGCATTAGAAATTGCAAATCTCTATAGACACAGATGGGATATTGAGGTCTTCTTCAAATGGATCAAACAAAATATTGTTGTCAAGACTTTATGGGGATTTTCAAAGAATGCGGTAAGCACCCATCTGTGGGTTGCAATTATCACATATCTTCTAATTGCCAAGATGAAGCATGAGTACAAAAGCCCATATTCAATAACAGAGGTGGCTACTTTAATAAGAATTTCAGTACTTGAAAAAGTAAACTTGAAAGAGCTTATAACGGAGCAAGACCCTCTTCCATCTCATAATCAATATGTCAAAGAACGATCTCTTTTTGATGATATTTAATTACCGTGCAATTTTATTGCACCAGTACTAATTACAAAATAAAAAATTATAATAATAAACTTGTGCGTTTTTAATTATAAATTTTCAGGTCATAATTATCTATCCTTTACTCAAGGGCTAAATCACTCGTTGAAAAAGATAGATGTTTGCTACATCGTTACATGAAAATGAACAAAGAAAATCATTCCAAAAACAACTTATGAAAACAAAATAACGACATACAAAAGCGTCTTTCCAAACTTTTTGCTACGCTCATTAAAAACTTTATTTTTCTTTGGCTGTTACATGCAAAAGATCTAAATTTGCAAGTAAGATAAGAACTTGAAACTATAAAACTTTTGAAGATGAAATCACGAAAAATATGTCGTATTGTCTCTAAACAAACAATAAAAAATACTTATTTAGCCAAATACTATGTATTATTCTTTGTTTCGTTGAGTCTATTGCA
Proteins encoded in this region:
- a CDS encoding IS4 family transposase — its product is MNIGKYIFSQVIDFVPRYQFDKLVTKYKGDRHSRELNSYNHLLHLLFGQITGCDSLRDICMCLTAHHNILYHLGIRKTVTHSSLSRANENRNYHIYEELGKYLIEQVRPLYSETKLSEVSVDNVLYALDSTTISTSIVLATWALGKYSKGAVKMHTLLDLHGSIPASIHITDGKWHDSNELDRIEPEPLAFYMMDKAYVDFDALYRFHKAGAFWICRPKDNMRYEIVDHKEDFDVSTGVRGDFTIRLTTCKSRKLYPEHIRKVCYYDAVNGKEVEFITNNFEIEALEIANLYRHRWDIEVFFKWIKQNIVVKTLWGFSKNAVSTHLWVAIITYLLIAKMKHEYKSPYSITEVATLIRISVLEKVNLKELITEQDPLPSHNQYVKERSLFDDI